AAACACAACCTCGAGGCTTCGAGATCCAAGATGGATAAAGGGGTCAGCCTCCAGAATCCTTACGCCAACGTTGCCATCCCTCGAGCACAGCTGAAGAGCAGCTTCACCCGTGACACGCTCGGCAGCGATCTTGATGGGGTAGTGATTACCAACCCCTCCTCCGTGCCAACTTACCCCACGTACATCAAGCCGGatgaaatcagcagcagcagcaacaacaACCCAACCCCTAACTCGCCCAACGGCAACAGAATCCGCACGCAGGAGTCGTGGAGAAGACCTTACAACCCGTACGCCAGCAATAGACCTCAAAATGGAGGCCACAGTGATGCCATGTACACCATCGACCTGGACAAACGCTACAAAGATACGGGCGCCGATCAGAACGCCTGCTGCTGTTATCCGTATTGTAAATGTTGTCCGTGCTGTCGGAAGTCCTGCTGCGTCGTCTCCTAATACACGCTGACACTTACCCGAGCCACAAAACAAAAACTACTGACCAAATCCAGGGGGAAACTGTTCCGTCTGGTCGCGTTGGGTACGAACTTTGGACCTTTTACTCGTCTACCAAATTCAACGACGAGGAACTGGTCTGATGCTAAGGTGTAGATTCAGTGGCCAAATTAAGCTGGTGGTGACTTCCGAAAACAAGCCGTCCAGTGGATCGTTCATTGTAATGATATAGTATTCATAATGCCAACATATGTCGAAAATTGTTGAGAAATATGGACTCCAGTCATCCATTCCTATGAAGACGTTACCTGTATTGAGGACACTCTTTGTCCTAGTTGTTTAATTAAAGGGGGTGCTCACATTTAGCCAATTCTGCCCAAAATATGTCCTTTAGATCCATCTAGACGCAGAATCCCTTTCtactgttttattatatgcaggcAGTCCCTGATacagttagggctgtttcacacgagcggatgccgtgcgggacatccgctccgtgaatgacagccaagacccgatgcagactgcagaggcacggagcattaacatgactgataatgctccgtgcctctctgtgatctctttactacgaaatcacagtgagataaagttgtcactgtgatttcgtagtaaagagatcacagagaggcacggagcattatcagtcatgttactgctccgtgcttctgcagtctgcatcgggtcttggctgtcattcacggagcggatgtcacgcacggcatccgctcgtgtgaaacagcccttaaaggggtagtcccatctgggacactaggatatgccatcaatgtcagatatgtGTGGGTCCCGCTCCTTTCTCCAAAGTGCACAGATTGCAGCCGCACAAGTGCAACCTCCCTctgttcaccgctatgggagttccaaaaactcTGGCTCGACCATTTCTGAGGCAGTGAACAGAGACTCTCCGTTCATCACTATGGACTTCTGAAAACAGCTGAGCACGCTCATTTGGCTTTTTCAGAACCCATAGCGAAAATTAGAGAGTGGGGTGGTTTTCTAGATATGAGCGGGTCCCAGACATtgacattgatgacctgtcattagcaatatgccatcagtgtTCCAGATGGGCcgatccctttaaggctactttcacactagcgttcggggctccgcttgtgagctccgtttgaaggggctcacaagcggccctgaacgcatccgtactgccctaatgcattctgagtggatgcggatccgctcagaatgcatcagtctggcagcgttcagcctccgcttcgctcagcaggcggacacctgaacgctgcttgcagcgttcgggtgtccgcctggccgtgcggaggcaaacggatccgtccagacttacaatgtaagtcaatggggacggatccgtttgaatttgacactatatggctcaattttcaaacggatccgtcccccattgactttcaatgtaaagtctggacggatccgtctgaacaactttcacacttagaattttttctacaatataatgcagacggatccgttctgaacggatcccaagtctgcattatatgagcggatccgtctgggcagaccccagacggatccgctctgaactgtagtgtgaaagtagcctaagtctttaTGAACACATCTAATAGAGGAGTCCATACGGCTTGAGTTTGGTAAACAAGGCCAAAAGTGAACATCCCCTTAAAGTTAGTTTATGCTCACAGTATTTTGTTCACATTAAGAATGCAGGACTCCGGTAGCAGATCAGATGGAAATATCTGGCTTAAATCTGCAAGTTGAAGGAACAATATTTTTAACACAATTAAAACCTTCATCGAAAAGATGAAAGTTTATTCTCTAAGTTGAAAGAAATATTGGATTTTGATGCCTCGTTTTATCTAGATGCAGAAAGTGATTTATGTATATCCAGACTTTTCTGTTATATTGTAAGGGAGTCAGGTACTCGGCGAGGGGTTTTTGAACTTTGATATAATTTGGTATAATGAAAGAACCAGTCTGAAGCCACATCTCCTTCCCAGAATCTCTCGAGACTAGGGTTTGATGGGTGGGAGGACAACATGGCTGGTCTAGAATACTGCATAACGTACCAAGACAGTGGACGTCAAGTGTCCTGACCTGGTGAAGTATCTCAAAGACTTTGGCTCTTGATCAATCGAAAGGACTCTTTGCGGAAATGTCAATGGTTCGTCAGAGCTTCACAGGACTACGAGGCGTTCATATATGGCCGATGTAAAGAAGCCAGCTCTCAAGTGTGCAATGCCATTACCTTTTATATATAATTGTAATTAAAATGATACGGTAAAATAACGATGTGGGGTTTCCTAGTAGATGCCTTCTCTTTATTACAAAGGGTCTGCACTGAAAAGACAACAGGTCGTTGTTTCTTGACGAGGGGCGGGCCTTGTGGATCCGGTGTCTGATTGGAGTTCCTTGGGCCCCCATTAGCTCAGAAGAAACTATTTCTAGGGGCCATAACGAAATAAAAAATTGACAGCCGGCCAGATAGCCCATTTATTCCTGAACATGAGAGATCCATTGCCAGATACCTCTGGTAGCAGCTTATTTCCCAGAGAACAGACACACTGGGCATGTTGAACTCCACCAGCCCAATCCTTATCACAGCTGACACCTGCCGTCAGGAGACCCCCATACAGTTTAGCTGAGGGAAATCTGCAGGATCAGATGATCTGCAGCTAATGTGCATGGCCGCGCCACTGTGAGGTGGGGCTGACGGGAAGGTTTCTCATCTCTCGCCCTGTTGACTTTTACCTTTGTTTGCACAGTCACGCAGTCAAACACAAACTTCTCACCGTTTCATGGTTTCTCAGGTAGTACGCCactctttacagaaaaaaataaaatatatatatatatttttttatacattccATTAAGGCAGCTACTTGTGGGCAAAAGCCAAAGAGCTAACCATCTAAACCTTCCGGTCTAGATGTACACCCAGGTAGGAGGTATTTTACCACTCATAAACGCTCCCAGCTGGCGATGAGGTCACTGGTGTTTGCGGCCTGGCTAACGACACTGACGAGGCCCTGGGCTTGTGGGAGAGGATTATACAATATGCAAATATCTAGTCACTGCTATAGAAGGATGTTACTAAACAATGAAGGAAGAATGTGAACAGGTGTCATCTTGGTGTTTATGGAGGAAACCTGATCTACAGAGGAGTTATAGGACTGTAtttactgtacatacagtatctATTACATGTCTGTAAGGTCTTCTTCTGGTTTTGAGGTTGAAAAGCATCAAGTCTACACCTTCTGGTTGGCTGAGCCTTCAAGGTTTCCTTAGAAGCTCTGTTATGGCCTTGAAGGATCATGCAACATTGGTAGTGGCTCCTCTGTGTGATGGTTATACACGGTCAAGTCCTATTATTCTGACCACTTCCTAGTTTCACTGTCGGCATCGCGTGGCTCATGATGGAAGCcacgtgtgctgagctggctcagtgGATATATAATCTGTCATAGgcagtctgcacacatatccctcggtgggtatataaggggtgtgataggctgtctgcacacatatccctcggtgggtatataaggggtgtgataggctgtctgcacacatatccctcggtgggtatataaggggggaTAGAaaccctactgtgtatggggctccGAAGCAGATGGACGGTCACTGCACATGTGATAACCAAGCTGCATCGGCAGAAAAGGCTACAATTTTCATGGCAGTATCTGAATTAGACCTCTGCTAATTGGTAAAGGGTTGTCTTCTGGGATGAGTCACGTCTTCTGGGTCATGGAACGGATGGACGTTGGTGTGTCAGGCGAGaaacagagaacaaacaccctgcagccattgctggaagaacacaagctggtgggggCAGCGCTCTGGTCTGGGGGaggtttttgtggcattctctgggccactTATCCATGTGGAAGATGCTTTGAgtctgggtatgaatccatccttgcagatcacgtacacacGTACATGCTGGTTGTCTTCCCTTGGGAGGATGGGATCTTACTTCCAGCACGACAGTGCGACAGGTCATACATCTAGAAATGTCGGACATTGGTTGGAAATGCATGACCAAGACTTACAAGTACTACCCTAGACTCCTAATTCcctagacttgaacccaattgagtatctgtgggaccacctcgatggtcgtgttcactctatggatcctccctcaCACCCGCTCCAACAGCTGAGGGATGATGCACTGCAATCAGCATGGCTCCACATACCGGtggcaacctaccaggaccttactgagtcactcctggcccgtctagctgctgtccatgctgcacCTGGTGGTCAGAATAATGGGACTCGACCATGTACGACCACTACTAGATATGATCCAGTCCCCTGTTGACAAATTTACCTCTTCTCATTTTGGCTCATTCCCCATTTTTGGCATTGGAGGAGGACAGATCCAAGACACCTAAAACCCCTCTCCTACTATAAAAAGGACTAGAACACATTGGACCCTTCATTCCCAGTATGGGGAGGCGGcgaatttttagattttttactaTAGGATTCCCTCTCCTTTATGTACAACCCCTGTGGATACTCCATAGGCCAGTAAACATAGGGGCCCATTCTGGCCTTATTTCCCTGCAAGCATTAGACATTTCTAACCCAGGCTTGGGGTGCATGGAGAGAAACATGCAggccattattttttatttttttgctttagccCCCCTCTTCATAGGTGCACCCTCCTAGACGCAGTCCATGCATATACTCCTTACACTATATGTAACTACAGATGAGATATCGTATAGAGGCCGGATGACTCAGCTAGGACGTCAATATCCGCCATCGGCAAATATCTGCTATTGGAGCTGGGCACTCCTTCATGTAATCTCGCAGGGCACTGCGTTACTAAGCTATAAGAGTTATCTCCGATCAAGGTGGGTCATCATGAACTGCCATGCCACCCATTGTTACCGTTATCTCCAGTTATATGTGACTGCAGCACCCTTCAACATGTAGGATACAAAACTCCTTCTGGATGGGCAGAGACGTAACTTAAGGCTCCTgggcccaatgcaaaatctgtaaccggACCCAAGTGGAAGTTGTGATCGGCGCCCCCATCAGGGGAAATGCAGCATGAGGTGGATGGAGTGATTCTATCAAAGCCTGAGCTGGACTTTGTGAATGGTTCTGACTACAGAAAAGGTCTGTGTGGGGCACAGGCATTAATAGGTATATGGAGAGGGGTTGTCCTCGGGAGACTACTTCTTTAAGGGGGACATAGTTCCTTTTTCTGGGATTCCAGCCTCTGTACAGGTCATTCTGTCTTGAAAACTTGTTCCTTATGTTGTATATCCGTCATAGAAGCTGCTGACCCCCATTGTCCAGTCACTTGTCTCATACACCCCTCTGGGTGTGACACCATAGCAATTATTAAGGGTGCATGACCGGCTCAATATCAAGACTGCTGCTGAACCTCATATTCCTCAACCAGCTTTAGGAAGGGTTCACAGCCGGGATCCCATAGTGTGTGGACCACCATGTGCTTTGCTAGACCACATATATTTACAGGATCTGGGGGGGAACTGACTGCAGAGGGAAGGGATCTCCATTGTCCCTGCAGCTGTGAAGTATCCTCAGTTCTATATATCTCTAGGAGCTAAATATAGCGACAATGGGAATAACTGAGGTGGTTCTTCTTCTCGTCACTTGTAAGTGCTCATATGATTATAATGAATAGTAAGTGATCCAGATATAAAAGGTCACATAGGAGTGAGGGAGGAGAATCAACGTGAGACCCCGAATGTAGCGCTATGATCGGGGTGCAGCAAAGGATCAGATGTATGAGGAGGACTGGTCTCCACGTCGTATTTACAGGGCTAACACAGCGACTCAAGCAATAAAAAGCTACAGGGGCAAAGGTCACATCGCTCCGAGAATTATAAACCCCAAAGATAATGACTAAGGATTGAGAATGTCGTCCTGGTAACAAATTCCAGTAATCCTGAGAAGAAAGTCCCTGACTGTACGGAGCCTGAGCGAGGAAAACCACGCGTCCTACACTGCCTCAATAtcagtatcctgtaccccaagtgtcagcgtgtcattatcctgtaccccgagtgtcagcgtgtcattatcctgtaccccaagtgtcagtgtcattatcctataccccgagtgtcagcgtcattatcctgtaccccgagtgtcagcgtgtcattatcctgtaccccgagtgtcagcgtcattatccggtaccccaagtgtcagcgtcattatcctgtaccccaagtgtcagtgtcattatcctataccccgagtgtcagcgtcattatcctgtaccccgagtgtcagcgtgtcattatcctgtaccccgagtgtcagtgtcattatcctgcaccccgagtgtcagcgtcattatcctgtacccagagtgtcagcgtgtcattatcctgtaccccgagtgtcagtgtcattatcctgtacccagagtgtcagcgtcattatcctgtaccccaagtgtcagcgtcattatcctgtaccccgagtgtcagcgtcattatcctgtacccagagtgtcagtgtcattatcatgtaccccgagtgtcagcgtcattatcctgtaccccgagtgtcagcgtcattatcctgtaccccgagtgtcactcactgtcatcatcctgtaccccaagtgtcattatcctgtaccccgagtgtcagcgtcattatcctgtaccccgagtgtcactcactgtcatcatcctgtaccccaagtgtcattatcctgtaccccgagtgtcagcgtcattatcctgtacccgagtgtcagcgtcattatcctgtaccccgagtgtcagcgtcattatcctgtacccctagtgtcagcgtgtcattatcctgtaccccgagtgtcactcactgtcatcatcctgtaccccaagtgtcattatcctgtaccccgagtgtcagcgtcattatcctgtaccccgagtgtcagcgtcattatcctgtacccgagtgtcagcgtcattatcctgtacccctagtgtcagcgtgtcattatcctgtaccccgagtgtcagcgtgtcattatcctgtaccccgagtgtcagcgtcatcatcctgtaccccgagtgtcagcgtgtcattatcctgtaccccgagtgtcagtgtcattatcctgtaccccgagtgtcagtgtcattatcctggaccccgagtgtcagtgtcattatcctgtaccccgagtgtcagtgtcattatcctgtaccccgagtgtcagcgtcattatcctgtaccccgagtgtcagcgt
The Bufo bufo chromosome 8, aBufBuf1.1, whole genome shotgun sequence genome window above contains:
- the LOC120978287 gene encoding cysteine-rich tail protein 1-like; the encoded protein is MDKGVSLQNPYANVAIPRAQLKSSFTRDTLGSDLDGVVITNPSSVPTYPTYIKPDEISSSSNNNPTPNSPNGNRIRTQESWRRPYNPYASNRPQNGGHSDAMYTIDLDKRYKDTGADQNACCCYPYCKCCPCCRKSCCVVS